Below is a genomic region from Henckelia pumila isolate YLH828 chromosome 3, ASM3356847v2, whole genome shotgun sequence.
ataaaataaaataaaattacaaaataaaatgaaataattaattaaaaatgaaattcgacaaatataattataacccAATTCAGGTTCTAAAAAGCGTGAAGCGCGTCGAACAGGGGCGTAGCCAAATGTTTTTATCAGGTGGGCAAATTTTGTCTCGACGAAGCGTCTTGACAACTAAtatctctaaaaaaaatttttttatgattgtcATGATGGAAAATTAATGGTAGGAAAAAGTATCGTAATCAATATACAAATAAAACTACGTATGTGTCGAAAATATAAAGAATTTTGTGGAATTAAAAAGATAAGTTGTATTCGATCTAAATcttcaaaacatatttttttaatcaaatttgaaatattataaCCCTTTTTTTTTGccaaaaaaaactttgaatcatatcatcaatttgcaaaatatatatgagaaattaaaaatatttttttgtgttcATTCCAATCATTAGCTCATATGATCGTTTACAAAACGATAAAGTTACATGGTTCTATACTTATATTCCAACAATAGTTAAATTTTAAGCTAAACAAAGAACCCAAATTGCAAGAGCTTAATATCATGTAACATGCATTTTATCAACTACTTTTAATCATTCTACACATATATAACAAATGTTCATTCCAAAATGAAATTCCCTTCCAAATTACATATTTAACCTCGTACAGAAAGctataaaatcaaatatcatcataAGTCCAATTCAAAATTGCAAaaactatattattaaaattagaacACACAAAAATGAAATGTATCACCAAGTAAGGAAAGAAcgtaaaaaataaacaaaaaatagtAACATGTTTGTTGTTAAATTAGAATTTGATAGTTTCTATTTGGATATATTTTTGTTGGGTTAGACTACCTAAACATTTTGGCCAAAATCCTGCCGGGCAATTGCCCACCTTTGTACATACATATCATTCGTCCCTGGCGTCGAAGCGTGGAGGTTAAGTTTCAAGCTTTTCAAGCTTAAGCGAGCTTAGAACGAGTTTAAGCGTGAAAAAAAGTTTtcaatttttactataattttaattattttaagacaaacattaaataaaatgttagattaaccaaaatatatgatttaatagataattcaagttctaaactataaatatacatatttataaaaatgtttttattttaaaaaataaatgaaatcttCCGTTCTAAAAAGAGATCATTTAATCGAGTTTAAGCGTATTAAAGCTTAAGTAAAATTAAGTGTCGCTTAAACGAACGTTTTAGAACATTGTTATTTATAACTAAAATCACAAAGAAATAGATATACGAGGAAAAAGAGGCAAATTTccctaattatttttttaacacaAACAAACACTCGGTCATATACTTTATAAATTCAAAACATTTTAATGAAAACTATTAAGTATTAACACATATTGTTTTTCCGAGAAAAAGTATAATTAAATAACAAGGGTGCAAGTAAGAGGAAAGAGTGAGAAAACTCAAAAAATTATCAAGTTACGAGATCAAAATTTGAGAACAGGTACCCACAGaactaaattaataattattacttgaaaacaacatatcatttggcaaaaaaaaaaaaaaaaaacttgttagATTAAAAATGGAAAATGGTTAAGTTACGAGACCAAAATCTAATTTCACCCTGATGTTTCTATATAAATTTTATACTGAAAACACTAGTGAAATAAGAATAGTTGGTTACGGTCtcttaaaattatatggttATAGTTAGTACTAATGAAAAATAAACATTCATTTATTATGCATTTTAAAAGTTACAAATggtctttcaaaaaaaaaattaataataatacaaaTGGCATTAACATTTCGAGggctatttttttaatttatattttatacgtTCTGATTCTTATTATTCTTGAGGGGTGATTGACCCTAATAGGTCATGGAAATACCTGATATTTTTTTGGCCTAAAAAAAACCCTCAAAGGGTTATTTTCaattatagttttttttaaaaaaaaaacagaacatataaaatataaaccaagatataaaatattaagttaACCAAATTTGGTTTAAATACACTCAATATGTTGTTACAAAACATCTAGTTAATAAATAACTGAACCTTTTTTATTGTTGAAGGAGCTGTCTAGGTGCAAGTACCCCTCTACATATAACAGTATGAAAGAAGCAGTTACTTTTGGCATAATCTTGATTGGAAGGCCTCGAGTGGGAGATGGCAATGGATCCCTTCTTATGCAATCATCTTTGCAGCAAAGTTCCCAAGTGAATTCTGTAATCAGATAATGGATCGTCAGCAAAGTTTCAATCTTTGCGAATTCGTATCCGGGACAGATTCGCGGCCCGGCTCCGAACGGAACCAAAGAGTAAGGTGGTATTGATCCTGGATGTTCGAATCTTGATGGATCAAACTTTGCAGGCTGTGGGAAAATGTCTGCATCCATGTGTGTCATGCTCGTAACCCAGAATATCTGTTTCATTTTCGACGAAAAATTGAATCTGTCGCTTAGAACCAAGTTGTACTTCATAATGTACACATTGAAATGCAAATAGTTTGGTGCAGTTGAAGGAGATGCATGGCTGAAACGTTTTCTCATCTTACCTGCCATCCTTTAGGGATCGAGTAGCCTTCGTATTCGATATCTTCCAACGCCTTTCAGAAGCCGCCCGAATATTGGAGGGATGGTTCGAAGAGTCTCCATAGCCACACTCCAGTTGTACTTCATTTTGCCAAGATCTTCCCATGTAAGTAATTCTCCATAAGATTTGCTGTTCTTGATACCCTCTTGTTCTATTATCAGTTTCAAGCAACGAAATGGTGAAAAATGATCGCCGGCTCATCCGTGAATCAAAATTTTGTCAAgtaaaagctgagaagtgcaaCACTCAGCGTGCAAAAGTACCTTTGAGAACAGTTGAATATATGGTCGAATCCTTAGTTAAAAGTCGCACGATAAACGTGATGAGGATTGACGAAGTGTCGTGCCCCGCGACCATAACGAGCATAACATTGTGTATAATCTCGTCTTCTGATACCAATTCTTTGCCATCATCTCCACGGATGCTGAGCAAACAGGTAATCAGGTCCTGATCATGAGATGAAGCGCCCTTTTCGAGCTCGGTCCTTTTCTCTAGTACAAGGTCCTTCAACAGTTTTTGGACCTTCGCGGTCGCCTTCAGGCTGTGGTTGAACGGTGTGAATGGCATGTTGATTGGGACGGACCACATATTAGAACTCGAAACTGAGAGAAAACTCATCTTCATTGATGAAATCAGAAATTACAAATGTTTCGAATTAAATGTAACCGCCCAGCTCTCTAGTATTTATACTAACACAATACCTATACTAACTGGGCTATACTAACTGGGCTTTGAAACAAACAACAAGATAATTGGGCCAGATACAATTGATTATTACAACCCATTCATATTTAATACTCCCCCTCAAGATGGCGAGTATATATTATGCACTCCCATCTTGAATAACGAAAATCTAAACTGGGCTGGCAATAAAGCCTTAGTAAGCAAATCTGCAAGATGAAGTTTTGAGGAAACATGAAGAACCTTGATTACACCTTGATGTATCCTCTCTCGCACAACATGACAATCTATCTCAATATGATTGGTTCTCTCATGGAAGACTGGATTAGAAGCAATGTGAATTGCTGCTTGACTATCACAAAATAACAGAGCAGGTTGAGGATGAGATATATGTAGCTCCTTAAGAAGAGAAAACAACCAAACCACTTCACAAGTAGCATTAGCCATTGACTGATATTTTGATTCTGCAGAGGATCGTGAAACAGTCTTTTGTTTCTTGGATTTCCAAGATATCAAGGATTCTCCAATGAATATACAAAAACCAGTAATTGATCGTCTTGAATCTGGACAAGATGCTCAGTCTGAATCCGAAAAACAAGTCACCTTCAAAGAAGAGGAAGAGTTGTAGAACAAGCCCTGTCCAACTGTACCTTTGACATATTTTAACACTGAATATGCTGCCTGAAGATGTGCATCTCTCGGGTTAGCAACGAACTGACTCAGTTTATTCACTGCATAAGACAAGTCAGGCCTCGTGACTGTAAGATACAGTAGTTGTCCAACAAGTTTGCGATATACAGTTGGATCAGCAATCAACTCTCCTTCATCACAGCTGAGTTTTGAGTTAGCATCCATAGGAGTACTCCGTGATTTACAACCAAGCATTACAAATTCAGTCAATATTTGTAGGGCATAATGGCGTTGGCAAATAGAAATATCACGCTTTGAACGTGTCACCTCTATGCCTAAGAAGTACCTCAAATCTCCCAAATATTTGAGCTTAAACTTACTGTCTAGAAACACTTTTAATTCTTCAGCTTCTTGTGCATTATTGGTGGAGATGataatatcatctacatatacTAATAGAGCTATGAAAATGGTACCTCGCTTCCTTAAAAATAAGGAACTGTCAGCATAAGATGACTGGAATCCAATACGCATTAATGTAGAAGAAAACTTGGAAAACCACTGCCTTGAGGCTTGTTTTAGCCCATAAATCGACTTGTGTAGTCTGCACACCGCATTATCTGGAAAAATCTCCCCCTTTCGTTGATAACCCGGAGGAAGAGACATATATACCTCCTCAGAAAGATCACCATGTTAAAAGGCATTGTTAACATCAAGTTGGAATAAAAACCATACCTCAATGGAAGCCAAAGCAAGTAAAGTGCGAATGGTAACAAGCTTAGCAACTGGGGAGAATGTTTCAAGAAAATCAATGTCTGCTTGTTGTGTGTAACCTTTAGCCACAAGTCGGGTCTTATATCTTTCCAAAGATCCGTCAGCTTTGAGATTTACCTTGTAAACCCAACGACAACCAACAACAGACTTATTGGGAGGTAAAGAAACCACGGACCAAGTCCCATTATGTTCAAGAGCTCGGAGCTCATCAGTCATAGCCTGACACCATTCTGGTTGAGTAGGAGCTTGAGAAAATGTATGAGGTTCAAGAATGGATGATACAGTATTAATAAAAGTATGATAAGAAGAAGATAACCGATGATTACTAAGAACAGACAGTAGAGGATGAGCAGTGGATGATGGAGAGGAAACAGTAGTATAACAGTGATAATCACGCAAATAAGCTGGTTTAGAAGAAGAACGGTGTGATTTAGTAGTGTAAAAAGAAGAACAAGGTGGTTCTATTTGGGTTGGAAGGACAGACTCAAAAAAAGAATCTGGATTGGAAGGAGTGTCTTGGAAGGGAACAAAACTTTCATGAAAAACCACATCTCGAGAAATATagatttcatttgtttccaaGTTTAGCAACTTATAGGCCTTGTAACCCGGAGGATAACCAAGAAACAAAGATTTGATTGCCCGAGGAGAGAATTTTGTACGATGAGATTGAAGGGTGGATCCATAACATAGACAACCAAAAACTTTGAGATGTTTGTAAGATGGAGATTTGTGGAATAAACGGATATAAGGACTCTGATCAGACAGAACAGGGGAAGGAATTCGATTGATAAGATAAACTGATGTTAGAATACAATCAGCCCAATATTCGAGAGGTATATGTGACTGAAACATCAAAGCTCGAGCCACATTTTGGATATGTTGATGTTTTCTTTCAACCACCGAGTTTTGTTATGGTCTCTCGACACAAGAATGATAAGAGACAATCCCTTCAGTTTTAAAGAACTcggaaaaattaaattcagaAGCATTATCGGAGCGCACAGATTTTACTTGGAGGCCAAATTGAGTTTTAACCATTTTACAAAAAGTGGGAAATAAGTGTACAACGTCTGTCCTAGAGCTCATGAAGTATACCCATGTAAATCTAGAATGATCATCCATAATGGTAAGAAAATATTTAAAGCCTTCAATGCTTAAAGGATGAAAAGGACCCCATACATCAAGATGAACTAATTGAAATGGTTGATCACATAatagattttgaaaaataaaaggtAATTTTTTCTGTTTGGATAAAGGACATACATGACAATGTTGTAGATCACTTTGATTTAAAGACTTTGTACACAAGTCATGCTCAACAACTGAAAGTTTCTTAAAAAAAGGATGGCCTAATCTGTAGTGCCAAAGAACAGAATCAGTAAAAGAACATTACAAACTTGGGGAAGCAAACTTTTAGCATGTAGTACATAAAGATCAGCAACTCTTATACCCATCCCAATCATCTTGCCCGTGGAAGGATCCTGAATGATACAAGAATCACAAGAAAAGGAAATTGAGCAGGATAGCTGAGTGGTTAAAGAACTAATAGATATCAGGTTGAGATGAAATTGAGGAACAAACAAAACATTGTGCAAGGTTAAATCCTCAGAGAGTTTCATAGACTCGATGTGTGTTGCTAAaacttgatcattatttggtaACTTTACTCGAGAATAGATAGGTTTATGATTAAAGAAAGAATCTAAAGAACAGCAAATATGATTTGTTGCGCCAGTGTCTAAGATCCAACTAGAACAAAGAAAAGATGAGTCAGTCACAGTCATAGAAACAATACCAGTAAAATAGGAAACAGAAGATTCAGGCGTCTCCTTAACCATAGTGGTATCAAGACCTGACTGAAGCTTGGAACTCAGGAAAGTAATGAGTTGTCTACACTGATCAGGATTCAAAGAATCAACTCCATTATTCATATGTGCATCAATAGAGGAAACAGTGTGATTAGCTCGTGGTTTCTATTCATTGTGCTTAGGTTTATACTTCGGGTGGCTGGGTGGATATCCATGAAGCCTATAACATTTGTCAATTGTATGACCAGTATAATGACAATGTGCACATACAATTTCCTTATTTCGAATACCCTTACTTCCTTGATATCCCAACAAACTTTTAACAGCAGCAACCCGAGGAGAGTACGATACAGATTTTGGCATATCCACAGCTGGCTCTAATAAGATCTTGTGTATTGAGCGTTGCCTTTCCTCTTGCACAACCAAAGAGAACACTTTCGAGATAACTGGAATATTATCCATCATCAGAATCTGAGCTCGAATTTGAGTGTAGGAATCATTCAATCCCATTAAAAATTGCATCACACACTCTTGATTTTGATAATTCATCCACTCTTTCAATGAGCCACAACTACACTGAGTAATCGGCTGAAAATCCTTTAACTCATCCCACAGAATTCTCACTTTAGTATAATAATAACCAACATCCAAAGAACCTTGCTGCAAACTATTCAGTAATTTCTTAATTTGGAAAATTCTCGGAGCATTGCTTTGATGGAATCCATCTCGCAAATCAGACCATATTTCATGCGCAGTAGTCAGATACAACAGACTATCAGCAATATCATAGCTCACAGTACTAAGAATCCAAGATATGACCATGCTATTGCATCGAACCCAGGCTCCAAACAATAAATCATCAGATTGAGGTCGTAAAAGTGAACCATCAACAAATTGAAGCTTATTCTTAGCTGTTAAAGCCATAGACATTGCGCGGCTCCAGGAATTGTAATTGTTACCTGTGAGCTGTTTAGAAACCAACACTAAGCCCGGATGATCACCATTTTGGAGATAAAATGGACTACTGGAATCTTCAAAAAAGAAACGACCGTTGGCAGGCGGCGCTTGCACCGGAGGATTACCTCTCGCCATCAGAGGAAGAGCAGCAAAAAGTGTCTAGCTCTCTGATACCATATTAGAACTCGAAATTGAGAGAAAACTCATATTCATTGATGAAATCAGAAATTACAAATGTTTCGAATTAAATGTAACCGCCCAGCTCTCTAGTATTTATACTAACACAATACCTATACTAACTGGGCTATACTAACTGTGCTTTGaaacaaacatcaagataaTTGGGCCAGATACAATTGATTATTACAGCCCAATCATATTTacactagtagaaaaatcgcgtaagacttcggttaataaccgaagtcgtaggaacttaattaccgaagtagtgtcacgtgaagtaatagggtacttttttacttcgctgaatcaccgaagtcttataccttaaattaccgaagtctttggtcattttttggaggcagaattggaccggtgccgaagtaaaaacatatattttacttcgcttATTTCATAAGTTACGAAGTCAAACATATGCTTCTACTTCGgtaattaatgaatttaatgaAGTAACAACTATGATTATACTTCGGATGGTATACAAAGTGAAAGATTGTGTTTTACTTCGctaatttattttatcaccGAAGTAAAATGCAATCTTCTACTTCGCTTATTAATGAAATTACTGAAGCCATAGAATAgttttttacttcatcaatttcaTTAACAGACGAAGTGATataatatcttttacttcgttaatttcctATATTACCGTAGTAAAATGCATTCTTCTACTTCATCTATTAAtaaaattgccgaagtaataaaatttgttttactTCGGTATTTTGATTAATATACGAAGTAGAAGATAATGATTTACTTTCATATTTGTCGATTACTAAAATTGCCGAAGCAATAAAATACATATGACTGCAGCATTTAAATCAACGATGAAGTAAATTCTTCGATTTACTACGTTGATACTAAAATTGCCGAATTAATAGAACACATTGCttgtaaattaaaatttaggtacaataatgccataaatatatttttgaaacttaaaatacactaataataaattcatcccaaaacgacAAGCATACATAAGTCAACAAGTCTATCTACCAAAATAACGTGAAATTATATGCACATATCCACACGTACTTTCTCAAAACTAAACGTGTACACATCCACACGTATTTCCTCAAAAGAATTTAATATCCCAACGTGAATGACATATTTAAGCACCTACATGCGAGTAGACAAATTCACTCCATTCACTTCTAACTTCATCAAATTGTTCTTGACTGTAACACTGATTCTTGACGCATCCTGCAAACTGacattcaaaaaaatatagGAATGTCACGGTAAACCAACAAGGCAGCAGTTGCAAACTGAAATCCAAAACAAAGAATAAGCAACAatctatttgatatgcatgttgaCATGTATGATCAGCTAGTTATGGGTTTTAAAACTTGCCACAAAAATTGTTGTTCAAGATCATCTTTGCTTAAAACAATCCATACACGGTTGAAATTAAATGATTatattgacacttttaaaatagatttgttcaaaacataaacaattaGAATCCTTTAGCTTATCCTCATGTAATAGGAGAAGCATTACACCTGGAATAAAGAGACAATCTCATCCTATCATGTTCAGGATGGAATCAGTGTTTGAAACTTAGGGTTGCAACAAATCAAGCCATTTTAAAAGACTCACCACTGTCTGAAGACCATTTACCATTACTATCTTCTCATCAAGTGTATTACTTTCTGATAACCATACTTCAAA
It encodes:
- the LOC140891692 gene encoding beta-amyrin 28-monooxygenase-like — protein: MPFTPFNHSLKATAKVQKLLKDLVLEKRTELEKGASSHDQDLITCLLSIRGDDGKELVSEDEIIHNVMLVMVAGHDTSSILITFIVRLLTKDSTIYSTVLKEQEGIKNSKSYGELLTWEDLGKMKYNWSVAMETLRTIPPIFGRLLKGVGRYRIRRLLDP